The Salvelinus alpinus chromosome 30, SLU_Salpinus.1, whole genome shotgun sequence genomic interval TAAATCTCCTGAGACCCAGCCAAAGTGTGATCACTCAAACCACGGGGATTCTGGGTGAGTCCCATCCACCACAACAATTCACTGCATTACAATACAAATGCAGAGCAAGACTAATCCCTATTCAACATCTAGGTCTACCAGAAACCCCAACAAGGAAACCCCAACAAGGGGGGGTGTATCTTTCCCAAAAGGCAGCGGGGCTTAATCACACTTTCTAATTTTCTCAGATTCAGTCTCACATCTGCATGTCTGTCAAGGTGAATTTAGCCTGGGTCTGAACTTGGGCCTGTCTTTTGTCTTTGCTTATATTAGCTGACGTACTTCCCCTCTGATTGAGTCCCACTGTGTTTGGACAGTCCATCAGATAATGTCATTTGTTTTCTCTCGGGCCAAGTTTGTAATTAAGGGCTAAACGACACATAAAAAACAAGCAAACGGAATGCAAACGTGTCACATACAGTGAGGATCAGCTGCACTCTTTTGGACACACGGATCGTCAGTTGCACGACACACACAAATATAGGGGTAAGCACTGTCTTAAAGTCTACAGACCCTGTGATGTGGCCAGCATGTTTGCTGGTTTTTATTTTACTTCACTAACATCCTGGAAGCGTCAATGGAGAGTACACAATATAATTCCCCCGGTGTTCAGGCTTGGccacgcaaaaaaaaaaaaaatccgctTTTCGCACCAATACTGACTAGAGCCATACACTCTCTATATACTAGTGCTCTGGGGTTTGACCCGATGATTGGACGCTACAGTGGAGGGGACAGTAAGACACTCACTTTGAAGTCGTCTGGGATGAGGAGCTTGGAAGTCCTGAGGAAGTTGAGGATGTAGCGGAACATGTGTCCGTCCCTGTCAATGAAGTAGTGCTGCTTCAGACTGTCCAATACTATGGGCTCTGTGCCATCGAAGAGACGGCCGATTCTAGAGAAAGGCACaaagaaaacacagagagagagagagagagagagaaagaaacacagagagagatatgttaacatatgtttcccaagccaataaatcccttaaattgaaattgagaaagagagcgagagagaagggccttctatgccatcaaaaggaacatacaattggacataccaattaggatctgcctaaaaatacttgaatcagttatagaacccattgccctttaagGTTGTGAGGTCtagggtccgctcaccaaccaagaattcacaatatgggacaaacaccaaaccgagactctgcatgcagaattctgcaaaaatgtctGCAAAAATATGCTCGGTGAACAAactaaaacaccaaataatgcatgcagagcagaattaggccgctaatgatcaaaatccagaaaagagccgttaaaaattctacaaccacctaaaaggaagcgattcccaaaccgtccataacaaatccatcacctacagagaaatgctAAGCAAGCTGgtactggggctctgttcacaaacacaaacagaccccacagagctccaggacagcaacacaattagacccaaccaaatcctgagaaaacaaaaagataattacttgacacattggaaagaattgacaaaaaaaacagagcaaactaaatGCTATTTGGCTTAAACAGAGAGTTAAACAGAATgcttgaccactgtgactgaccccaaattaaggaaagctttgactatgtacagactcagtaagcatagccttgctattatgaaaggcagacctggctctcaagagaagacaggctatgtgcacactgcccacaaaatgaggtggaaactgagctgcacttcctaacctcctgccaaatgtacaaccatttagagacacatatttccctcagattacacagacccacaaattaAATTTGGATAAAcgcccatatctactgggtgaaataccacagtgtgccatcacagcagcaagatttgtgacctgttgccataaGAAAAGggcatttattttcccttttgtactttaactatttgcacatcattacaacactgtatatagacataatatgacgtttgaaatgtattttattttggaacttttgggaTTGTATTGTTTACTGTCAATTttggtttattatctatttcacttgcattggcaatgtaaacgtatgtttcccatgccaataaagcccttcaattgaaattgaaatgagagagagacagatcaatATACATGCGACTTGGAACAAAATGCTTGATGATTCAATTCTCAGTTGCTAATCTAGCCAATGTGTAGAGTATGATATTTTTTTCCCTTCCATGCATGTTTAATATATCATATGTTATAGGACCCAACAAACTGCTTCTATTCTTGAGTTGAGTTGTTGAGCAGATGACAGTACTGAGGACAGCGACTCTGTGCATCATGTGCTGTGACTCACTTGATGTGGGTGAGCTCAGCGTTTGATTTCTTTCACACCTTTGTTGAGTGATGCCGACATTACTCTGCTCCATGCACACAGACGGAGACAGTgcaagagaatgtgagagagcaagagaccgtgcgagagagagaacgaaagagagaaacagacaaagaCAGGAAGAGAGTGATAGAatcagagggaaagagaaatGAAGCGGTATGGATGAGAGGAAAGagctgtcctgtggtctgatggaGGGGTCAGGGCCAGCTGGTAGAGAGGTGCCTGAGGCGGGGTGGCGCCCTGGGCTGCAGCGTGGCCCTCTTGCCTCCAGATGGTTCCGTGCCCTTTACTGCTGCTGGGACATCTGTCAGAATTACTGAGCTGCTTTTGTCTGCAGTTTGGACTTTTGAGCCATGCAAATGTTTACCTCTCAAAATATCTCTGGGCCAGGTTTGAAAAAAGGAGGCCATTTTGTATTTGGTATAGTGGGGAAATATTGATATGATGGATTGTAATCACTACATTGTAACATTCAGTAATATCAAGCCCTGTGTTTACATCCAGTCTTTCCCACCTCACTCATCCATTTGAGTAATGCATCTTTGTGATTGGATGAACTTTGACATTTGTCCGGGCTGAGCTGTCAGAGGTTGGCATTTAAGTCATTCTGCACAACTTTTGTATAGTTTCAGCCAGCAGTTTTGAAAGTGGTGTTCACGAGCCAAAgtttgtgtactacgtcatccattttgtatgatatgttacgtcccaaaattattattattattttaattgcaATTCGTATGATACTTTAGgaatttgttgtgcttaagatcccgGACTGCATCTTTAAGAAGTAAGAGAGCTAATGCAGATGAACACGGCTGAAATGATGGGCTAGGCTACCATCTACATCATCATTTCCCTTTCAACCCCCGAATCACCCCAAACACCCTCTAGAACCACATACGAACAACACAGATTTAAAACACTCTGTGGCACTGTGTACCAAATGTGCTAAAACAAAGACATAGCTTTACTCAATTGTAATTGAGGAACTGTATCAATAGCAGAGAGGTCACATGCCTGGACTCTGGGTACTTGGTTAACGTGGCCAGACTGCTGGTGTACATGTGTCCGCCCACGTCGATGTGCACAGGGGCGTTGGACTTGGTGAGCTGGGCGGGTGTCGGGATGCCCTGGTTACTCAGGGGGGACGCTGGTGATCTTGTGATCATTGGCCTGGACATGCTGGAACGGTTATCCTGTCACAAACAAGTAGACAAATCATGTTAATGATTATCAATATGGTGGACAGCACAGATTGAATACACATTCAAATGATTTGTTCAtaatatgtaaatgtatattttttccaTTGATAAATGTTGACTGAACAGCACAAACTCCAGTTAAAACGGTTACATTTACACCAAACAGGAAGTGTGTTAGTACACACCGGTTAAAAAGGATACATTTAAACTAAACCTGAAATGAAGAATTCATCATAGCAACATTGCAGGACTTTGATTGTCCAGACAATATTCTTGTCATCATTCTGAAAAAAAGTTATGGTCAAATAGTTGGCCAAGGTCCAACTCCCTCTGTTTAGTCAGGACTGGGATAATATACGTATCGCTCTGTGTTACACTAGCCTAGTATTTCCCGACCTTGACCTGAATGTTACCAAGCACAACCTTCCATATCTGTTGGGCATAATCAtcttccaaaatcaaatcaatttgGAGCAGCAATCTCACACAGACTGTAAATGAGCAATAATCAGTCTAGATTTGAATAATGTAATAAGATTTAGAAATGTTCCCTGCTAACCCAAAAACACAATTAGCTGGCAATATCTCTAATGGCACACAGAACAAATTGAGTTTCCCAATCACAAGTTCAAGACCCTCCTCTGAGCCAATAAGAAAAGAAATACAGAACGTCTATCTCTGCACAACATGCAAACATTGTCATTGGAGGGAGAAACGTAGATGTTCTAATTTGAATTAAGTAGTAATGACAAAGAGATGTAGGACACCTTAAATTCAAACTTTAGATTAAGTTTTAAATGACATTAGCTCTGCTTATCTGATTTTATCAACGTGGGGAAATGGATACAAAACATTTGCATTGATTCACACCAAATAAATCCAACAACTTCCACTGTTGGTGGCTAGGCAACCGACATAAAATAAAGCATCTACAGAGAGTATGCACAAGTGGAAACGAATTGGACTAAAAAAATGTCTGTTACCTGCGCTGACGACGAAGACACAGAATTGTCATTCTGCTTTAGTGATACTGCAGGTAAGGGGTTGCTTCTTGAGTACATGAACGGAGCGTCCCCGCACTCCGCTCCTGTTCGCATTGAGATTCGTTTCAGGGACGCGTGTACTACGGACTCATCCACGGAATTGATTGGACGCGGGTGCTTTCTCGGTTTCTGAGGTGTTAAATCCATGATATCTGTTGCTTCCATTATCGAACCTGGCGCACTAAAAACAGGCTTCAAGCTGGAGATGCTGTCGGTTTCCACCTACAGACTCCGGAGAGGTGTGAATTGCGGGCTGCAGCACACCATAAACAAGAGCGATGCTTCTGTGGCAGACAGTCAACTGTGCCGCTTTTGCAATGGTTGTTGGGATAAGTCAAAGCCCCCCGACAGCATTTTCATCCTGTTGCCCCTGGGTTTTTAGAGTTGTCGCTGTTATAAAGGAAGGTATTGTCACATTTACCGCATAATTTCGCGTCTGCTAAGGTGTATTCTATAAAGTGGACAACAGGTTGATCTTTGGACCACCCCAAAAGCGCAGCATATCCCAATAATGACGCAGATCTGGATTTGCGCCCTGGCCTTTTCCCTTTCTATTCTTCGCCATCCTTTGTTCCAGCTGCCTCTCAAACACTACCATGTAGCCTGAACATTACTTTTCCATTTAGCCTGCATCTGAAACTAAACCTTGTCCAGATGTCTGGCAACAGGTCCTTGGTAAAAACAAAGCTCAGTAACTATTGTAACACTATAACAGTGCAGAGTATTCCGTGATTAACCAAAGTACATAATCAAAATGCAACATAGACCTCGTGTTTCGGTTCtagattaaacacacacacactagccccCAGGGCATTGGCGACCCTGGATGAACGCTTAACCTTTCCCCGACCCTTTTAGTCTCCACAGCACACTGTCCATAGAGCAGTTTACGCACATAAAGCAGACACTGATAGTATTGATAGCGTACGTACGCCCTCCGCTGACCTCAATCAAGCCATGAACTCTCTCAACCTTCAGCCTCTTAACCGTCGATCTACTCATGATGATAAGTTTGTTTTTAAATGGCGTTTTTGTTGTTGCTTAACGCTTTGATATTTATTTACGTAATGAATAGCGCTATAAAAGtagaataaattattattattctcCCAGAACAATGGGCTGTATTCAGGAGGGCTGTTAAGATTGTAGTGTAGATTTGATGAGCAAATTAAAAACAGTGACACCCACCCATTTTTCATACACTAGCTGGATAATGTTGGTCAATGTTATGGACACATTTCCACTTTGTTTTCCGCAATGTGTCTGTTGTGGTTATTTATTTTGCCTAATCTCTTTTCTTATTAACAGTTATGCAGGTGCCCTTCCTAGTTCCTACAGGTACCTACCATCCACAAACAATCCAAAAAATTCCTCCCTCTATAAAGCAGTATGGTCTTGGCTCATACCAGAAATATGCAGACTTCAAAGTCCATTCTAGATCTAATCTAATGGCATATCAGAGATCCACAGGCAATTATTTTTTATCTTTCAAAAAGTAGAAAGGGAGAATATATTCCTATCTAACATTTTCCATAACAGCACTGCGAAAAGATCATAATACTATACTACTATCATAATATATTCTCCCTTAAGACCATCCCTTAAGATGGTAACATTATATCCACAACATCTGACCCCTCATTGTAGGTGTTTACTAAACAGAATCCAAACTACATGAAGTATTGACACACTACACTCTCCTGGGTTATTTTCCTATAACGTTCAGGAAATCCAATCCACTCATTTTAAAAATCAGTACATTTTTCATAATTTAATTAAAAACAACCACAACTAGCCTTAAAACATCCATGTTTTTACTTCTCAGTTTTGGCAGTGTGGGTTTCACACCTAGATACCCAATTAGCAATTAAGCCTGCCTTTGAGTGCAGGCCTAGACTGTGGTGTGTGATCCTGCCCTGATTTGCATGCAGTTAGTTTGTGCACACGCTGATAAGCGCAGGCAGCCATACATAGTTTTAAAATTCAACTCCAGAATCCCTCTCGCAGAGGGGCCCGCGGGgcgaacagagagggagaaatcACACGGCTGCTCTTCAAAAGGGAAACCTGTGTACAGCAGCCGGCAAAGTGCGTGGGATCATACTCAGAATGCAGGTAATTTGTTCCCTGACTAATTTGTGGAAGATGGTATGTGTAGAAAGTTCAGAAAAACCAGCTCGCTGGAATTGGCTGTCCTCAAAGCCTTGCCATCATGAAGGTGGATGGAGTGGAGAATCTGCTTAGAAGAATCatgaaaaatgtgtgtgtgtgtgcgcgcatgtcatggagcgagagaggagaaaaagagaaTGGGATTGAGTACATGTAGCACAACCATTTCATCCCAACTCAAATTAAAACAATTTCCTGTGGATTCTTTTTCAGGTTGAAGACTCCTGCTTTCAAACAGCAGGAGAACACTTCTACTCATACAGTACACATCTGAACAGCACGGACCAGGATACGCAGGTGGTAAGATCATCAATAGAACCTGACAAGTAACACTGCAAGACATCGCAAGAACGCCAACATAAAGGGTCTTAAAATAGGGTGTTGGACCACAACAGCTTTAATGCACTGAGTCTACATGTGTCCAACTCTATTgtagggatgcgacaccattatTCCAGGACATTTGATCAGTTGGTGTTTTGTTCAttgaaaacgctgtctcaggcacctctccagaatctcccataagtgttaaattgggttgagatctggtgacagatgacaatggcatatggtttacatcgttttagtgctgatcaaaccattcagtgactacTCATgtcctgtggatgggggcgtagCCAAAacaatggcctgcccagcatttttatacataaacatgatgggatgttaattgcttaattaactcaggaaccacacctgtattcaatactctctcatttactcaagtgttcccattattttggcagttacctgtatgtgtggACTGATATACTACATCCCATTCCCTTCATCGCTTTTCATTTCAGAACTGCTGCAGTCAGTCTTCCCACCTGTTGCCATTTTGAATAATGTAGGCCAACCATATGGCTGTGTGTATACAAACCAAATGCTCTACCATTTGTTAGTGGTTGTGTTCCCTTGCTACTCAAGTTTAGACTTAAATATGCAAAAACACGCTAAACAAATAGTTCTGTCTCAAGTGACTTTCTTGTTTATCCTAGTCTGGTGTAATTGTGTTGACCGAATCCACACCGCAGCATTTTCAAACAAATGTTGAGATGGCACAATGAATCAAAGATTAGTTGTCTGACTGCACTCAGTTTGTGTTTAGTTTTCAACAAATATTTTACATTGTTTGTCTGTGTGAACAAAAAGAAAGTTGCATGCACAAGTAAGCATTATGGTAGGAATATTTTCATCTGGACATATCCTGCTGTTGTGTCCACTGTTTAATCATGCAAAAATTGTTAAAGGTGCCCACATTGTACATTTGGAGATCCTATAATGTGTGACTaatgactatatatatatatgagaagCACATTGAGCAATGGTGCCCTTTTACGCACAGATGCGAATGTTGCTCGTCATAACAGCGCCCTCCAGTGAATGCTCCTAGAGCCACGCATTTCACTCTAAAGTAAGGAATAATGTTAGAACATGTGCGCGTTTTACTTTTTGACATTAAAATGGTGGGAATATACCACCACCGGCCTGTAAACAGTTAGATTTTGATTGAGAAATGGCAAGTATAAGTTCTAAAAGTTGCATAGTGTTCATAGCCATTGTGGCCACATCCTGATGCGCAACCATAGATCTCGCTAGTAATGTGTTAACCATTGTGGATGAATATCATTACTAAAATTCGAATTTGTAAACTCATACTAACCATATATATCATGTTTTGTCTCCATAACATCACAGCTACAAAGATGCAAACATAGATCCAGACTTCCGCCAGGGAGTATCTAAATATTTGCAGTGGCACCTCTGTACGGTGGAATTCCCTGCGCACGGGTATAGGTCAGCCCCGCAAGAGATCTATGGGAAGCAAAAGGAAGATACTGTAGCCTGCATTGTCTCTTGGTTTACATAGATATGGTTCTCGTTACAAAGCGACGCCAAATACAAATGCATTATTCACAGAATTTGCATTGACGTGTGTAAAATAAATACCTCCTGTcttacaaaataaaaaccctccggCAAAATTACTCCACAATGGCGTCTTTCATTAGCCAGATCTGGGGCACTCAGGAAATGAAACTGGTTTAGGACAAACGAAGAGGCTTTTTCTATCGAAATGCCTAAACTCGGTTTGTGTGTGACGAAGTCCGACGGGGAAAACGGCGACGATGTGTTCGGGCTGAAACAATGCGCCAGGAGCGAATTCACACGGACCGATAGCGATGGTGTTTTCTGAACAAAGGTCGTAAAATTCGGTGAAAATACAAATAGAAACTAAGTCATTCGTCGGCACGTATAGAAAAATAGTTGTTTTACACCTAACAATATCCAGGAAGTGGTTAAATGTGTTAGACTGTGGCGCTCATCGCCTGGCACATGCGTAAAAGCGGCTGCGCCTTGAAAGTCCCAGTCAAACCAGCCTCGGAAATAATAGGAAACCAAATAAATATCCGCTTACCTGAAACATGGATGGGCATAAAGTATATTTGAGAACCCTTTCCCTCAGATTTCGCCTGCGATCTGCTTCCCTTCCTACACCAGTGAGAAATGCAATAGCTTGGCTAAGGTAGACAGAACAAAATACAGAGAATACTTGCTCCAGGGCTCCAAACCCCTCAAGGCAAAGATCAGGATACAATTAGCTCATGTCTCTACCCCAGTCTAAACCAATCTGCAGAATAAAACTAATAGCAAAAAACACCACTACAACAGTGCGTCGGCCTTTATggaacatttattttatatttcttCATAAAATCGctacaacaaaaaaatatcaTGCAATTTTTTTTGCATACAACATCCTCACGCCTGTCACCAACTTCCCTATTGGCTTCCTCTCGCACAGCAAAGCTGATTTTAATCGTTATGATTAGTTTTGATGTAACGTTCCCGCAGGCGATTTCTGCAAATGGACGGAGTGTTTCTTTGCcaggaaggaaaagcagcagatGGTGATAATTATATAGATTGTTGGTTGTCTTCTGAAAATTTTATTTTTTAAcgtgtatttttttaaatgttctgtaGCTCGAACATAAATGGTCACAGCGTCAAACAACTTGATTTACAATCAACTTTAATCAATGGATGAATTCTAATTGTAAATCGACCCCCCCCAATTCCCTTTGGCCAACTTCCCAACTGACATAGTTATATAAATAAGCACTTGCAGCCTGCCTTGCCCCAATCAAGTCTGAATCAGCGCCTGGGGCTTATGCACGAGCTCATTTCAAATGTTCAACCATGCATCATTTCAGGGCCCTTTTTCCCAAAAATCATTTTAAGGCTAAGTTAATCGTTAGAACCATATATCCTGATGAATTTAGTCTTAAAATGCTTTTGAGAAACCGGGCCCTGGAATATTGAAGCTTTTCATTTCAAACTGTGGCATACTGACAGCTGAGATTAAGTTCTAAATTCTTCCTTTCATTGATTTATACATAATGCAAAATATACATCATATTTTTGTTACCTGGTTGTACAGTCATTTAAATTATGCCAATATCTTTTACATGGCTTTTCACTCTAACAGAGCCACATGCCTGATATGTTCAACAGTGGACCTGTTCATTTGTCTCCCATGTACTGCTGTTGAACACACAAACCCTCCTGTTACAAATAAGCACAAGAATAACATTTAGAAATTCTTCCATCCTCTCTTCCGCCACCTGCTGTTAAAGGCACTAGTTGCTCTGAATGGGGAATAAAAAGCGCTTACATCAATGCAAatctatagagtaccacagtatgagtcataatacccataaaacctagcggtcaaacggaaatggttccaatccttTTCCCAtatgggattttagaaacacttcaaataaggcctgtgtttcgtgtaggcttatcctggcatgacgttttgataaccatgtaaatctctctaggacaatgTCATTTATTAATATATTTGGCTCTATTTACTTTCAGATTTGAAAATGTTAATTAGCagcaaagtagacatcatgcaaaactacaaatccctgcatgtCATTCCTAGCTGACAACTTTGCTGACAGAGATTGTGCCAATGTAAAACCTGCACAATACAGGtaacagaattgtccatttaaaaaaaaaaaaagccaatttattcattactacatttagctaacagatagttaatccagagattattacctttgcctcgattcggcagtcttgtccagatcatcatggcatttttAGTTCATTATGATAGGCacgttagcagctaattagca includes:
- the LOC139559776 gene encoding BTB/POZ domain-containing protein KCTD1 isoform X1, which produces MEATDIMDLTPQKPRKHPRPINSVDESVVHASLKRISMRTGAECGDAPFMYSRSNPLPAVSLKQNDNSVSSSSAQDNRSSMSRPMITRSPASPLSNQGIPTPAQLTKSNAPVHIDVGGHMYTSSLATLTKYPESRIGRLFDGTEPIVLDSLKQHYFIDRDGHMFRYILNFLRTSKLLIPDDFKDYSLLYEEARYFQLQPLLAELEHWRQDRDLARVSRPCECLVVRVAPDLGERITLSGDKALIEDVFPEIGDVMCNSVNAGWNHDSTHVIRFPLNGYCHLNSVQVLERLQQRGFEIAGSCGGGVDSSQFSEYVLRRELRRAGQRGGPNSNRIKQEQLE